One window of Microtus pennsylvanicus isolate mMicPen1 chromosome X, mMicPen1.hap1, whole genome shotgun sequence genomic DNA carries:
- the LOC142841586 gene encoding uncharacterized protein LOC142841586 has translation MSLNEDKVEQYLSQPETISEFIYVILTSLNKIVSRVNDLDKHTEDLFGKLDEEIHSISFKLQNLQENIIQLTEVIAHKVPNEVLSMEVWKSRKTLPNITIETQQVYSCTSLPVNIFERNDTNTAIPLLTLPTYYQNDMEDSSSSDGSFHSCLYSSKFVQEIVPENKEQASKKYIQKNLDHVSGTKTKLQGQLVEERISVDRIPASGCAVSYSYLDQSKGGSSLYIFPLNKSKPQEKSAASNLPGEQEYLRYDFEHMSQSRPRVLYGTGKGDVMLSQPPSLINRKKRDIFVNPLAPEAPPLPSDLLIRLASSKRPSAPRIVSSPVTSSFVVLETTTSACLKATSKIHLKMPPEFTSTPASHECLELQPGGLSPQSQDKMITSLLSPSVIALNKSWDSALDLIDSAIAMQSKYSICQPVKSFPKSPETAKSSPASASKLSSASGPLPQNQVSNTSGSSSAQLPRSCRVPRSVSVPASSNQKNQMSSNLSPSPKRSVSHLTKLIEAQSKLHMANTKGHLYSPPPQLSFLTSTKVTTLQSSLPSMKSTPASSHRSLAITQPVNPNPGNQNPSSVLPMMGKARNALMEAIRAGVKLRKIHKERPSAELHGNEANMIRDRRKAMGYNSGKSDSESEWV, from the coding sequence ATGTCGCTTAATGAAGACAAGGTTGAACAATATCTAAGTCAACCAGAGACAATTTCTGAGTTCATCTATGTAATTCTGacatcattaaacaaaatagTGAGTCGAGTAAATGATCTTGATAAACACACTGAAGACTTATTCGGAAAATTAGATGAAGAGATTCATAGCATCTCCTTTAAACTTCAAAATTTACAAGAAAATATAATCCAGCTAACTGAAGTTATTGCTCACAAAGTTCCAAATGAAGTGTTATCCATGGAAGTGTGGAAGTCAAGGAAGACTCTTCCAAATATAACTATTGAAACCCAGCAAGTGTACTCCTGTACATCATTACCTGTTAACATCTTTGAAAGAAATGACACTAATACAGCAATACCACTTCTTACATTACCTACATACTACCAAAATGACATGGAAGATTCAAGTTCTTCTGACGGTTCATTCCACTCATGTTTATATTCTTCCAAATTTGTACAAGAAATCGTACCTGAGAATAaagaacaagcaagcaagaaataCATACAGAAGAATCTAGACCATGTTAGTGGAACCAAAACTAAGCTACAGGGTCAACTGGTGGAAGAACGTATTTCTGTGGATCGCATTCCAGCCTCTGGTTGTGCAGTATCTTATTCATATTTAGATCAATCTAAAGGTGGCTCTTCGTTATACATTTTTCCACTGAATAAAAGCAAGCCTCAAGAAAAATCTGCAGCGAGCAACTTACCTGGTGAGCAAGAATATCTACGTTATGATTTTGAGCATATGAGCCAGTCACGTCCTCGTGTCCTTTATGGAACTGGTAAGGGGGACGTGATGCTCAGCCAGCCACCATCGCTAATTAATCGCAAAAAAAGAGATATATTTGTCAACCCTCTTGCACCAGAAGCACCACCATTGCCTTCTGATTTGCTGATCCGCCTTGCCAGTTCTAAAAGACCATCTGCTCCCAGGATTGTTAGCTCGCCAGTAACATCTTCATTCGTTGTTTTGGAAACTACAACATCTGCTTGCTTAAAGGCCACTTCTAAAATACATCTAAAGATGCCACCTGAATTCACTTCAACACCAGCATCTCATGAATGTTTGGAACTGCAACCAGGTGGTCTAAGTCCACAGAGTCAAGATAAGATGATCACTTCACTTTTATCTCCTTCAGTAATTGCATTAAATAAGTCATGGGATTCCGCTTTAGATCTCATTGACTCTGCTATAGCCATGCAATCAAAATATTCCATTTGTCAACCCGTGAAGTCTTTTCCAAAATCACCAGAAACTGCAAAATCATCACCAGCATCTGCATCAAAATTAAGCTCTGCAAGTGGACCACTACCACAAAACCAAGTCTCAAATACATCAGGTTCTTCGAGTGCCCAATTACCAAGATCTTGCAGGGTACCACGCTCTGTTTCAGTACCTGCCTCatcaaaccaaaaaaaccagATGTCTTCAAATTTATCACCATCACCAAAACGTTCAGTGAGCCACTTAACAAAACTTATTGAAGCACAGTCAAAATTACACATGGCAAATACCAAAGGACATTTGTATTCACCACCACCGCAGCTATCATTTTTAACCTCAACAAAAGTTACCACTCTACAGTCATCACTGCCTTCGATGAAATCAACACCTGCTTCAAGCCATAGATCTCTTGCAATAACTCAGCCTGTAAATCCAAATCCTGGAAACCAAAATCCTTCATCAGTCCTACCAATGATGGGCAAAGCAAGGAACGCACTGATGGAAGCCATAAGAGCAGGCGTTAAACTACGCAAAATTCATAAAGAGAGACCAAGTGCTGAATTACATGGAAATGAAGCAAATATGATCCGGGACCGTCGTAAAGCAATGGGGTATAATTCCGGAAAATCGGATAGCGAAAGTGAATGGGTTTAA